In bacterium, the genomic stretch CGGGATGTGCAGGTCGGCCAGTACCCCGGCTGAGGTGGACGGCAAAGTGGACGACTTGGCGTTGGGGTCGTCGCCGGCCAGCATCACCACACCGCCCTTGGGGTCGGCGCCGGCGAACATGGCGTGGCGGATGGCGTCGGAGGCCCGGTCGACGCCGGGGGCTTTGCCGTACCAGATCCCGATGACGCCGTCGTAGCGGGCATCGGGTCGGGAGGCGGCCAGTTGGCTGCCCATCACCGCAGTGGCCGCATACTCCTCGTTCACCGACGGCCGCAGCACTACGTCGGTTTCCCCCGATTCCCTCACGGCCCGCTCCAGCGCGGAGTCGAGTCCGCCCAGCGGGGAACCGGGGTAGCCGGCGGCGAACGCCGCAGTGTTGAGCCCCGCGGCCCGGTCGGCTCGGAGCTGCTCCAGCGGGAGCCGGGCCATGGCTTGAATGCCGGTGAGGAAGACCGTTCCGGAATCGTTGGTGAAGCGATCGGAGAGCCGGTAACTGCGGTTCGACTCGGTGGCCGTCATGTCGAAGTCAGTCTAGGAGCAAGTTCTCGCAATGGGGCTGTGCAATCTGACCAATTGGGAGGGGTCGGCGAACGAGAGCGCCACTAGACGGCCGGACTGGCTGGAGCAAACGCCGGGCGGGTGCCGATGATCTGAGCGGCCTCCAGTCGGGCCAGCTCGTCGTCGTCCAATCCCAGCGGGCCGCTCAACCATGAGTTTGTGACACTACCCCTTTGGTGCGGCGTGTTGCCTGGCCCCAAGCTCCGGTGGCCCGACGGTGAGAATGCCCCATTACCGGACTACCGTCGTGGCCGATGGGCGACGACAAGAAGGGCGCGGTGGACCAGCCTCGGATCGAGGCCGCAGTGCGGGAGATCCTGGCTGCCATCGGCGAAGACCCCAACCGAGACGGCCTGTTGGACACCCCGGAGCGGGTGGCCCGCATGTACGCCAAGATCTGCGGGGGGCTTCACGAAGACCCGGCCGCCCACCTGACCCGTCAGTTCGAGGCCGACCACGATGAGATGATCCTGGTGCGAGACATCCCCCTGTACTCGCTGTGCGAGCACCATCTGATCCCGTTTCTGGGCAAGGCCCATGTGGGCTACATCCCCAACAAGGATGGATGCATCACCGGGCTGTCCAAGCTGGCCCGGGTGGTGGAGGGCTACTCCCGGATGCCCCAAGTGCAAGAGCGGCTCACCACTCAAATTGCCGATGCCATCGAAAACGCTCTCGACCCCCGGGGCGTACTGGTG encodes the following:
- the folE gene encoding GTP cyclohydrolase I FolE — translated: MGDDKKGAVDQPRIEAAVREILAAIGEDPNRDGLLDTPERVARMYAKICGGLHEDPAAHLTRQFEADHDEMILVRDIPLYSLCEHHLIPFLGKAHVGYIPNKDGCITGLSKLARVVEGYSRMPQVQERLTTQIADAIENALDPRGVLVVVEAEHLCMSMRGIRKPGANTVTSAVRGLFRTDIATRAEAMRFIDR